A genomic region of Serratia fonticola contains the following coding sequences:
- a CDS encoding MFS transporter, with amino-acid sequence MSETTLPPTQATSEALAADERLATKEGRSQFWRATFSCWLGTAMEYVDFALYGLAAGMVFGDVFFPEATPMVALLASFATYSVGFIARPIGALVFGWIGDRKGRRVVLITTVALMGISTTLIGLIPSYAQIGIWAPTCLVILRFAQGFGAGAELSGGAVMLAEYAPAKRRGLVASIIAIGSNSGTLLASLVWLLVLQLDKEDLMSWGWRIPFLASILIAGVALYLRRHVRETPVFERELQQNHQRMLDAAAVPDSRSYLQRTKAFWVMLGLRIGENGPSYLCQGFIVGYVAKVLMVDKSVPALAVLIASLCGFLVIPLAGWLSDRFGRRVTYRAFCLLLVLYAFPAFWLLDSRDPAIIISVIVVGMCIASLGIFGVQAAYGVELFGVKNRYSKMAFAKELGSILSGGTAPLIATALLTGFGHWWPVACYFVVMASIGLFTTFFAPETRGRDLNLPQDAV; translated from the coding sequence ATGAGCGAAACTACGCTACCCCCCACACAAGCTACCAGTGAAGCGCTGGCAGCCGATGAACGCTTAGCCACCAAGGAAGGCCGTAGCCAATTTTGGCGCGCGACTTTTTCCTGCTGGCTGGGCACCGCTATGGAATACGTTGATTTTGCATTGTATGGCCTGGCGGCCGGTATGGTGTTCGGCGATGTATTCTTTCCCGAAGCGACCCCAATGGTGGCACTGTTAGCCAGTTTCGCGACCTATTCCGTCGGTTTTATTGCCCGGCCGATAGGCGCACTGGTGTTCGGCTGGATTGGCGATCGCAAAGGCCGTCGCGTGGTGCTGATCACCACCGTTGCGCTGATGGGCATCTCTACCACGCTGATCGGGTTGATCCCTTCTTATGCTCAAATCGGTATCTGGGCCCCCACCTGTCTGGTCATACTGCGCTTCGCCCAAGGCTTTGGCGCGGGCGCAGAACTTTCCGGCGGAGCGGTGATGCTGGCAGAATATGCACCGGCCAAACGTCGGGGTCTGGTGGCCTCAATCATCGCCATCGGCTCTAACAGTGGTACCCTGCTGGCCTCGCTGGTCTGGTTGTTGGTATTGCAGTTGGACAAAGAAGATCTGATGAGCTGGGGTTGGCGCATTCCGTTCCTGGCCAGCATTCTGATCGCTGGCGTTGCTCTCTACCTGCGCCGTCACGTGCGTGAAACCCCGGTATTTGAACGCGAGCTGCAGCAAAATCATCAGCGCATGCTGGACGCCGCCGCAGTACCGGATAGCCGTAGCTATCTGCAACGAACCAAAGCCTTCTGGGTGATGCTCGGCCTGCGAATTGGTGAAAATGGGCCTTCCTATCTTTGCCAGGGTTTTATCGTCGGCTACGTCGCCAAGGTGCTGATGGTGGACAAATCCGTTCCCGCACTGGCGGTCTTAATTGCCTCACTGTGTGGTTTTCTGGTGATCCCATTGGCAGGCTGGCTTTCCGATCGCTTTGGCCGCCGGGTAACTTATCGCGCCTTCTGCCTGTTGTTGGTCCTGTATGCCTTCCCGGCATTCTGGCTGCTCGATAGCCGCGACCCCGCGATCATCATTTCGGTTATTGTGGTCGGCATGTGCATCGCCTCTCTCGGGATTTTCGGCGTACAGGCGGCTTACGGCGTAGAGTTGTTCGGTGTCAAAAACCGCTACTCAAAAATGGCGTTTGCCAAAGAGTTGGGGTCAATCCTTTCAGGGGGTACTGCACCGCTAATTGCCACTGCACTGTTGACTGGTTTTGGTCATTGGTGGCCTGTTGCCTGCTATTTTGTTGTAATGGCGTCTATAGGTTTATTCACCACTTTCTTTGCTCCTGAAACCCGCGGCCGCGATCTGAACCTGCCGCAGGATGCGGTGTAG
- the ubiC gene encoding chorismate lyase: MSGTRDSILPPIEWLSEHSPIPAPVSDWLMELGSMTRRFERHCGRVHVEPQRECFVTREQLAEEAAHLPHSERYWLREIVLLGDGQPWLLGRTVIPQETLTGPDHALVDLGTVPLGRYLFSSSDLTRDYIDVGRQEALWARRSRLCLAGKPLLLTELFLPASPLYVAENSTQE; encoded by the coding sequence ATGTCTGGCACAAGGGATTCTATCCTGCCGCCCATTGAGTGGTTGTCTGAGCATTCCCCAATACCTGCTCCTGTCAGCGACTGGCTGATGGAGTTAGGTTCCATGACCCGCCGTTTTGAGCGCCATTGTGGCCGTGTCCATGTTGAGCCACAGCGTGAATGCTTTGTCACTCGCGAACAACTGGCTGAAGAGGCGGCACACCTGCCACACAGTGAGCGTTACTGGTTACGTGAGATCGTGTTACTGGGGGACGGGCAGCCATGGTTACTGGGACGAACTGTGATCCCACAAGAAACGCTGACCGGGCCTGATCACGCGCTGGTTGACTTGGGCACTGTGCCGTTGGGGCGTTACCTGTTCAGCAGCAGCGATCTGACCCGGGATTATATTGATGTTGGTCGGCAGGAGGCGTTGTGGGCGCGACGTTCTCGTCTGTGTCTGGCGGGAAAGCCCCTGTTGCTGACGGAACTGTTTTTACCGGCCTCTCCGCTTTATGTGGCGGAGAACAGCACGCAGGAATAA
- the ubiA gene encoding 4-hydroxybenzoate octaprenyltransferase, translating into MEVSVIQSKWQAYSHLMRIDKPIGALLLLWPTLWALWLAGQGVPSLSVLLVFVLGVFLMRAAGCVVNDYADRAFDGHVKRTAGRPMPSGRVSEKEAKILFVSLVLISFALVLTLNAMTIWLSLAALALAWVYPFMKRVTHLPQVVLGAAFGWGIPMAYAAVSEALPLSCWLLLLANICWTVAYDTLYAMVDRDDDLKIGIKSTAVLFGRYDKIIVGLLQLVTLLLMLWIGFLMQLSGAFYWSLLLAGALFVHQQKQIASRDRDACFRAFMNNNYVGLVLFIGIALCYA; encoded by the coding sequence TTGGAAGTGAGTGTGATTCAAAGCAAATGGCAGGCCTATAGCCATCTGATGCGCATTGATAAGCCGATAGGCGCGCTCTTGTTGTTGTGGCCTACGCTGTGGGCGCTGTGGTTGGCAGGGCAAGGTGTGCCTTCGCTGTCAGTGTTGCTGGTTTTTGTGCTTGGCGTTTTCCTGATGCGCGCCGCTGGCTGTGTGGTTAATGATTATGCCGATCGCGCATTTGATGGGCATGTGAAGCGTACCGCTGGCCGCCCGATGCCAAGCGGGCGCGTCAGTGAAAAAGAAGCCAAAATTCTCTTTGTCTCGCTGGTGCTGATTTCCTTTGCGCTGGTGCTGACGCTTAATGCCATGACTATCTGGCTGTCGCTGGCGGCGCTGGCGTTGGCCTGGGTGTATCCGTTTATGAAGCGGGTGACCCATCTGCCACAGGTGGTGCTTGGGGCTGCGTTTGGCTGGGGGATCCCGATGGCTTACGCTGCGGTCAGCGAAGCGCTGCCGTTGAGCTGCTGGTTGCTGCTGCTGGCCAATATCTGCTGGACAGTGGCTTACGATACCCTCTATGCCATGGTTGACCGGGATGACGATTTGAAGATTGGCATCAAATCCACCGCGGTGCTGTTTGGTCGCTATGACAAGATAATCGTTGGATTGTTGCAGTTGGTTACGCTGTTGCTGATGCTATGGATTGGCTTTTTGATGCAGCTGAGCGGGGCGTTTTACTGGTCGCTGTTGCTGGCGGGGGCCCTGTTTGTCCATCAGCAAAAGCAGATAGCCAGCCGCGATCGTGACGCCTGCTTCCGTGCGTTTATGAATAACAACTATGTTGGGTTGGTGCTGTTTATCGGTATTGCTCTCTGTTATGCCTGA
- the plsB gene encoding glycerol-3-phosphate 1-O-acyltransferase PlsB, with the protein MSGWRKIYYKLLNLPLKLLVRSKVIPLDPVTELGLDPSRPILYVLPYNSKADLLTMRNQCLAQDLPDPLNPLEIDGTVLPSYVFVHGGPRVFRYYTPKEESVKLFHDYLDLHRSNPDLDIQMLPVSVMFGRSPGREGHGTPHLRLLNGVQKFFAVLWLGRDSFVRFSNTVSLRRMATEHGTDKTIAQKLARVARMHFSRQRLAAVGPSLPVRQDLFNKLLASKAIEKAVEDEARSKKISHEKAQQNAIALMEEIAADFSYETVRLSDRVLSWTWNRLYQGINVTNAERVRQLAQDGHEIVYVPCHRSHMDYLLLSYVLYHQGLVPPHIAAGINLNFWPAGPIFRRLGAFFIRRTFKGNKLYSTVFREYLGELFTRGYSVEYFVEGGRSRTGRLLEPKTGTLSMTIQAMLRGGTRPITLVPIYIGYEHVMEVGTYAKELRGATKEKESLLQMLRGLRKLRNLGQGYVNFGEPLPLTPYLNQHVPHWRESIDPIEAQRPSWLTPAVNDLAAQIMVRINNAAAANAMNLCSTALLASRQRSLTREQLLEQLECYLQLMRNVPYARDITVPTQTPDQLLDHALNMNKFEVEKDNIGDIIILPREQAVLMTYYRNNIHHMLVLPSLIATIVMHHRRVSRVELLRQVSLIYPMLKAELFLRYEKEQLPEVLQPLIDELARQQLICDKGDELVLNPARIRPLQLLAAGVRETLQRYAITMSILSANPSINRGALEKESRIMAQRLSVLHGINAPEFFDKAVFSTLVATLREEGYINDIGDAIREHTMEVYTMLSDLITPEIKLTIESVSMPEETSNPPALLEKTKEDE; encoded by the coding sequence ATGTCAGGTTGGCGTAAAATTTATTACAAGTTATTGAATTTACCACTGAAACTGTTGGTAAGAAGTAAAGTTATCCCTTTAGATCCGGTCACGGAGTTAGGGTTGGATCCCTCACGGCCGATTTTGTATGTTTTGCCTTATAATTCCAAGGCGGATTTGCTCACCATGCGCAATCAGTGTCTGGCGCAGGATCTGCCCGATCCCCTTAATCCGCTGGAGATCGACGGCACCGTTTTGCCGAGCTATGTCTTCGTGCATGGTGGCCCACGAGTATTCCGCTATTACACTCCGAAAGAAGAATCGGTAAAACTGTTCCACGATTATCTGGATCTACACCGCAGTAATCCGGACCTTGATATCCAGATGCTGCCAGTGTCGGTGATGTTCGGCCGCTCTCCAGGGCGCGAAGGCCATGGTACACCACACCTGCGCCTGCTCAACGGCGTGCAGAAATTCTTCGCCGTATTGTGGTTAGGCCGCGATAGCTTCGTCCGTTTTTCCAACACCGTTTCTTTACGCCGCATGGCGACAGAGCACGGTACAGATAAAACCATAGCGCAGAAACTGGCTCGTGTGGCGCGAATGCACTTCTCGCGTCAACGTCTGGCCGCCGTTGGGCCGAGCCTGCCGGTTCGCCAGGATCTGTTCAATAAACTGTTGGCCTCCAAGGCGATCGAAAAAGCCGTCGAGGACGAAGCCCGCAGCAAGAAGATCTCGCACGAAAAAGCCCAGCAGAACGCGATCGCCTTGATGGAAGAAATCGCCGCCGATTTCTCGTATGAGACGGTGCGCCTCTCCGATCGTGTTCTGAGCTGGACCTGGAACCGTTTGTATCAGGGGATCAACGTCACCAATGCCGAGCGTGTGCGCCAATTGGCACAAGATGGTCACGAGATCGTCTATGTGCCTTGCCACCGCAGCCATATGGATTACCTGCTGCTCTCTTATGTGCTCTATCATCAAGGCCTGGTGCCCCCACATATTGCCGCGGGTATCAACCTGAACTTCTGGCCCGCCGGGCCAATCTTCCGTCGCCTGGGGGCATTCTTTATTCGCCGAACCTTCAAGGGCAACAAACTCTACTCTACCGTTTTCCGCGAATATCTCGGCGAACTCTTCACGCGCGGCTACTCGGTGGAATACTTTGTTGAAGGCGGACGTTCACGTACCGGCCGTCTGCTGGAACCGAAGACCGGAACCCTGTCGATGACCATTCAGGCCATGCTGCGTGGAGGGACTCGCCCCATCACGCTGGTGCCGATTTATATCGGTTACGAACATGTGATGGAAGTCGGCACCTATGCCAAAGAGTTACGCGGGGCGACCAAAGAGAAAGAGAGCCTGCTGCAAATGCTGCGTGGGTTGCGTAAATTACGCAACCTTGGTCAGGGCTACGTGAACTTTGGTGAACCCTTACCACTGACCCCATATCTCAATCAGCACGTCCCGCATTGGCGTGAGTCTATCGATCCGATAGAAGCACAACGCCCGAGTTGGTTGACACCTGCGGTGAACGATCTGGCGGCACAGATCATGGTGCGCATCAACAACGCTGCCGCGGCCAACGCCATGAACCTCTGCTCTACCGCGTTACTGGCCTCACGCCAGCGTTCGCTGACCCGGGAACAGTTGCTTGAGCAGTTGGAGTGCTATCTGCAACTGATGCGCAATGTGCCTTATGCTCGCGATATCACCGTACCGACGCAAACGCCGGATCAATTGCTGGATCACGCTTTGAACATGAACAAGTTTGAAGTAGAGAAAGACAACATCGGTGACATTATCATTCTGCCGCGCGAACAGGCCGTGCTGATGACGTACTACCGCAACAACATCCACCACATGCTGGTGCTGCCATCGTTGATTGCCACCATCGTCATGCACCACCGCCGCGTTTCCCGCGTCGAGCTGTTGCGCCAGGTCAGCCTGATTTATCCGATGTTGAAAGCCGAGCTGTTCCTGCGTTATGAAAAAGAGCAACTGCCGGAAGTGCTGCAACCGCTGATCGATGAGCTGGCGCGCCAACAATTGATTTGCGATAAAGGCGATGAGCTGGTGCTGAACCCGGCCCGCATCCGTCCGCTGCAATTACTGGCGGCAGGGGTACGCGAAACCTTGCAACGCTATGCGATCACCATGTCAATCCTCAGTGCCAACCCAAGTATCAATAGGGGTGCATTGGAAAAAGAGAGCCGCATTATGGCCCAGCGCCTGTCGGTACTGCATGGTATCAACGCGCCAGAGTTCTTTGACAAAGCGGTATTTTCCACCCTGGTGGCGACGCTGCGTGAAGAAGGCTATATCAATGATATTGGCGATGCCATCCGTGAGCACACCATGGAGGTTTACACCATGCTGAGCGATCTGATCACGCCGGAAATCAAACTGACGATTGAAAGCGTCAGCATGCCAGAGGAAACCAGCAACCCACCGGCCTTGCTGGAAAAGACCAAAGAAGACGAGTAA
- a CDS encoding diacylglycerol kinase, which yields MANQATGLTRIIKAAGYSYKGLTAAWQNEAAFRQELVATVVAIILAIWLDVGAIARILLIGSVLLVMIVEILNSAIEAIVDRVGTEYHELSGRAKDMGSAAVSLAIILALFVWGSVLWQHFA from the coding sequence ATGGCAAATCAAGCAACCGGCCTGACACGCATCATTAAAGCTGCGGGCTATTCATATAAAGGGTTAACCGCAGCCTGGCAGAACGAAGCAGCGTTCCGTCAGGAGTTGGTCGCGACCGTGGTGGCTATCATACTGGCGATTTGGCTTGATGTGGGTGCGATCGCCCGCATTTTATTGATCGGATCGGTGCTGCTGGTGATGATTGTCGAGATCCTCAACAGTGCCATTGAGGCGATTGTCGATCGCGTAGGGACGGAATATCACGAACTTTCGGGGCGCGCAAAAGACATGGGATCGGCGGCGGTGTCGCTCGCGATTATTCTGGCCTTGTTCGTTTGGGGATCGGTGCTTTGGCAACATTTCGCCTGA
- the lexA gene encoding transcriptional repressor LexA: MKALTTRQQEVYDLIRDHISQTGMPPTRAEIAMRLGFRSPNAAEEHLKALARKGVIEIVSGASRGIRLLMEDEEGLPLVGRVAAGEPLLAQQHIEGHYKVDPSLFKPNADFLLRVSGMSMRDIGILDGDLLAVHKTQDVRNGQVVVARIEDEVTVKRLKKHGNVVELLPENSEFQPIVVDLREQNFTIEGLAVGVIRNGDWI, translated from the coding sequence ATGAAAGCACTAACTACCAGACAGCAAGAGGTCTACGACCTGATTCGCGATCATATTTCGCAAACGGGCATGCCACCGACGCGTGCCGAGATCGCTATGCGTCTGGGGTTCCGCTCACCAAATGCTGCAGAAGAGCACTTGAAAGCGCTGGCGCGCAAAGGTGTCATCGAAATTGTCTCCGGGGCTTCACGCGGTATCCGCCTGTTGATGGAAGACGAAGAGGGGTTACCTCTGGTCGGCCGCGTTGCTGCGGGTGAGCCTCTGTTGGCGCAGCAGCACATTGAGGGGCACTATAAAGTCGATCCTTCCCTGTTCAAGCCTAATGCCGACTTTCTGCTGCGTGTCAGCGGTATGTCGATGCGTGACATTGGTATTCTGGATGGCGATCTGCTGGCAGTACATAAAACTCAAGACGTGCGTAACGGCCAGGTGGTTGTCGCCCGTATTGAAGATGAAGTCACGGTCAAACGGTTGAAAAAACACGGCAACGTCGTTGAATTGCTGCCGGAAAACAGTGAGTTTCAGCCAATAGTGGTCGATCTGCGTGAGCAGAACTTTACGATCGAAGGCCTGGCTGTGGGGGTGATCCGCAACGGCGACTGGATCTAA
- the dinF gene encoding MATE family efflux transporter DinF, with the protein MRLLAAFTSNTDKALWRLALPMIFSNITVPLLGLVDTAVIGHLDSPTYLGGVAVGAMATSFLFMLLLFLRMSTTGLAAQALGAQDPHKLAKAFMQPLLLALVAGLAIVLLRTPLIALALSIVGGDREVLEQARLFLEIRWLSAPAALANMVLLGWLLGVQYVRAPVILLIVGNLLNIVLDIWLVMGLGWNVQGAAAATVIAEYATLLLGIGLSWRVLRLRGISLVMLRTAWRGNLRRLLALNRDIMLRSLLLQLCFASLTILGARMGGEVVAVNAVLMNLLTFTAYALDGFAYAVEAHSGHAYGARDDRQLRNVWRAACRQACLVASGFAVIYLFAGQQIVAALTSLPELRALANHYLPWQVVLPLVGVWCYLLDGMFIGATRGAEMRNSMAVAASGYGLTLFTLPVLGNHGLWLALAVFLALRGIALGWIWHRHNVNGTWFSAPVS; encoded by the coding sequence ATGCGCCTGCTCGCAGCCTTCACCAGTAACACCGATAAAGCGTTATGGCGCCTGGCGTTGCCGATGATTTTCTCCAATATTACCGTTCCCTTGCTTGGCCTGGTGGATACTGCCGTGATTGGCCATCTTGATAGCCCCACTTACCTTGGTGGCGTTGCGGTAGGGGCAATGGCGACCAGTTTTCTGTTTATGCTGCTGTTGTTCCTGCGTATGAGTACGACAGGGCTGGCGGCACAGGCGTTAGGTGCACAGGATCCGCACAAGTTGGCCAAGGCCTTTATGCAACCGTTACTGTTGGCACTGGTTGCCGGGCTGGCGATTGTGCTGTTACGAACACCGCTGATCGCGCTGGCTTTGAGCATTGTAGGCGGCGATCGGGAAGTCTTGGAACAGGCCAGGTTGTTTCTGGAGATCCGTTGGCTGAGTGCCCCGGCGGCCTTGGCCAATATGGTGTTACTCGGTTGGCTGCTTGGTGTGCAGTATGTGCGCGCCCCGGTGATATTGCTGATTGTGGGTAACCTGCTGAATATTGTGCTGGATATCTGGCTGGTGATGGGGCTGGGTTGGAATGTGCAAGGCGCCGCCGCTGCAACGGTAATCGCCGAGTATGCCACGCTGCTGCTAGGGATTGGGTTATCCTGGCGGGTACTTCGTTTGCGGGGTATCTCGCTGGTGATGTTGCGCACCGCCTGGCGCGGTAATCTGCGTCGCCTGCTGGCGCTTAACCGCGACATTATGCTGCGTTCACTATTACTTCAGCTGTGCTTTGCTTCGTTGACTATTCTGGGAGCCCGCATGGGGGGCGAGGTGGTGGCGGTGAATGCGGTGCTGATGAATTTGCTGACGTTCACCGCCTACGCTCTGGATGGTTTTGCTTACGCGGTAGAAGCGCATTCTGGTCATGCCTACGGCGCACGTGACGATAGGCAACTACGCAATGTATGGCGCGCTGCCTGCCGTCAGGCTTGTCTGGTGGCATCTGGTTTTGCCGTCATCTACCTGTTTGCCGGGCAGCAGATTGTGGCGGCCTTAACTTCCCTGCCGGAACTGCGTGCCTTGGCGAATCATTATCTTCCTTGGCAAGTGGTGCTGCCTTTGGTGGGTGTTTGGTGCTATCTGTTGGATGGGATGTTTATTGGTGCCACCCGTGGCGCCGAAATGCGTAACAGTATGGCCGTGGCTGCATCCGGTTATGGCCTTACCTTGTTCACCCTTCCTGTACTGGGTAACCATGGTTTATGGTTGGCATTGGCGGTATTCCTGGCGCTGAGAGGGATAGCATTAGGCTGGATATGGCACCGTCATAACGTCAATGGAACATGGTTTTCAGCGCCGGTGAGTTAG
- a CDS encoding CsbD family protein: protein MNKDQADGNWKQFKGKVKEKWGKLTDDDLTVIQGKREQLVGKIQERYGYQKEAAEKEVKAWEDHSKYRW, encoded by the coding sequence ATGAACAAAGATCAAGCCGACGGTAACTGGAAGCAGTTTAAAGGTAAAGTGAAGGAAAAATGGGGCAAGCTGACCGATGACGATCTGACGGTCATCCAAGGGAAACGCGAACAGCTTGTCGGTAAAATCCAGGAACGCTATGGCTACCAGAAAGAGGCAGCCGAGAAAGAAGTTAAAGCCTGGGAAGATCACAGCAAGTATCGTTGGTAG
- the zur gene encoding zinc uptake transcriptional repressor Zur, translating into MNSTNQEKLLAQAEQLCQQRNVRLTPQRLEVLRLMAEQPGAISAYDLLDLLRVAEPQAKPPTVYRALDFLLEQGFIHRVESANSYVLCHHFEQPMHTSALFICDRCGQVTERTTEGVEETLQKLAQESGFVLRHSVVEAHGLCAACVEVEACESKHDCDHDHSIVIKKK; encoded by the coding sequence ATGAACTCAACCAACCAGGAAAAGCTGCTCGCGCAGGCTGAACAACTCTGTCAGCAACGCAACGTGCGACTGACCCCGCAACGGCTGGAAGTGTTACGCCTGATGGCTGAGCAGCCCGGTGCCATCAGCGCTTATGATCTGCTGGATCTGCTGCGCGTGGCAGAGCCTCAAGCCAAACCGCCAACGGTTTACCGCGCCCTGGATTTTTTGCTGGAGCAAGGATTTATTCACCGCGTGGAGTCTGCCAACAGTTATGTGCTGTGCCATCACTTTGAGCAGCCGATGCACACTTCAGCCCTGTTTATCTGCGATCGTTGCGGGCAGGTCACTGAGCGCACCACCGAAGGGGTAGAAGAAACCCTACAAAAACTCGCTCAAGAATCGGGGTTTGTGTTACGCCACAGCGTGGTTGAAGCCCATGGCCTCTGCGCTGCCTGTGTTGAGGTTGAGGCTTGTGAGAGTAAACACGATTGCGATCACGACCACAGTATTGTGATAAAGAAGAAATAA
- a CDS encoding sugar O-acetyltransferase: MTEREKLLRGDVYNSRDDELITMYHRARGLTKQLAALDSHQAEEKKQLLRQLFAAWGDESWIELPFWCDYGQHIRIGRNCFINVNAVFLDCNTITIGDNTLIGPNVQIYTPSHPLKASERFTGNPDFPFHTSAQPVVIGSNVWIGGNVVILPGVTIGDGTTIGAGSVVTGDIPSNVLALGQPCRVIRQLELPS; the protein is encoded by the coding sequence ATGACGGAAAGAGAAAAGTTGCTGCGTGGTGACGTCTACAACAGCCGTGATGATGAATTGATTACGATGTATCATCGAGCGCGAGGATTAACCAAACAGCTTGCCGCGCTGGACTCACATCAGGCTGAAGAGAAGAAACAACTGCTGCGTCAACTGTTCGCCGCCTGGGGTGATGAGAGCTGGATCGAGTTGCCATTCTGGTGTGATTATGGCCAGCATATCCGTATTGGCAGGAACTGTTTCATCAACGTCAATGCGGTCTTTCTTGACTGCAACACCATTACCATCGGCGATAACACGTTGATTGGCCCAAACGTACAAATCTATACGCCAAGCCATCCCCTCAAGGCCAGTGAACGTTTTACCGGCAATCCTGATTTTCCGTTCCATACTTCGGCCCAACCGGTTGTTATCGGTAGTAACGTCTGGATTGGGGGGAATGTGGTGATCCTGCCAGGAGTCACGATTGGTGATGGTACTACGATCGGTGCGGGTAGCGTCGTGACCGGCGATATACCGTCGAATGTGTTGGCGTTGGGCCAGCCTTGCCGTGTCATCAGGCAACTGGAATTGCCGTCTTGA
- the dusA gene encoding tRNA dihydrouridine(20/20a) synthase DusA: protein MTKDINAPKYAANRFSIAPMLDWTDRHCRYFHRLLSKETLLYTEMVTTGAIIHGKGDYLAYSEEEHPVALQLGGSDPAALAHCAKLAEQRGYDEINLNVGCPSDRVQNGMFGACLMGQATLVADCIKAMRDVVSIPVTVKTRIGIDDQDSYAFLCDFISTVAGRGECDMFTIHARKAWLSGLSPKENREVPPLDYPRVYQLKRDFPALTIAINGGVKTLEEAKQHLQHLDGVMMGREAYQNPGILARVDSEIFGAQVEVMDSVAIIESLYPYIERELANGTYLGHITRHILGLFQGVPGARQWRRHLSENAHKPGADVRIVEQALALVRSPRTEMA from the coding sequence ATGACGAAAGACATTAACGCCCCCAAATACGCCGCCAATCGTTTCTCCATCGCGCCGATGCTCGACTGGACCGATCGTCATTGCCGTTACTTCCACCGTTTACTGAGCAAGGAAACGCTGCTGTACACCGAAATGGTGACTACCGGCGCGATTATTCACGGTAAGGGTGACTATCTGGCCTACAGCGAAGAAGAGCATCCTGTGGCACTGCAACTGGGCGGCAGCGATCCTGCGGCATTGGCGCACTGTGCCAAGTTGGCGGAACAGCGCGGTTATGATGAGATTAACCTCAATGTCGGCTGTCCTTCAGATCGTGTGCAGAATGGTATGTTTGGTGCCTGCCTGATGGGCCAGGCGACGCTAGTCGCTGACTGTATCAAAGCGATGCGTGACGTAGTGTCGATTCCCGTGACGGTGAAAACCCGTATCGGTATCGACGATCAGGACAGTTATGCGTTCCTGTGCGACTTCATTTCTACCGTGGCAGGGCGCGGTGAGTGCGATATGTTCACGATTCATGCCCGTAAAGCCTGGCTTTCAGGCTTGAGCCCGAAAGAAAACCGTGAAGTCCCACCGTTGGACTACCCACGAGTCTATCAGTTGAAACGAGATTTCCCCGCGTTAACCATCGCGATCAATGGCGGAGTGAAAACGCTGGAAGAGGCAAAACAGCACCTGCAGCATCTGGATGGCGTGATGATGGGCCGTGAGGCCTATCAGAACCCGGGCATTCTTGCACGAGTCGATAGTGAAATATTTGGCGCTCAGGTTGAAGTGATGGACAGCGTTGCGATCATTGAATCGCTGTATCCTTACATCGAACGTGAACTGGCGAATGGAACCTATCTGGGTCACATAACGCGCCACATTCTTGGTTTGTTCCAAGGCGTACCGGGGGCGCGGCAGTGGCGTCGTCACCTGAGCGAAAACGCCCATAAACCAGGGGCTGATGTGCGGATCGTCGAGCAAGCTTTGGCGTTGGTGCGTTCTCCGCGTACAGAAATGGCATAA
- the pspG gene encoding envelope stress response protein PspG — MLELFFLVGFVLMLAVTGISLLGVIAALFVAAAFMLLGGLFAMVIKLLPWLILAVVGVWIYRSMQKPQVRRY; from the coding sequence ATGTTGGAACTGTTCTTTCTTGTCGGCTTTGTGCTCATGTTGGCGGTGACCGGTATTTCACTGCTGGGTGTGATCGCCGCGCTGTTTGTGGCGGCGGCTTTCATGTTGCTCGGTGGGCTGTTTGCTATGGTGATTAAACTGCTGCCGTGGCTGATCCTGGCGGTTGTTGGTGTGTGGATATACCGTTCTATGCAGAAACCACAGGTACGTCGGTATTAA